One Archocentrus centrarchus isolate MPI-CPG fArcCen1 chromosome 14, fArcCen1, whole genome shotgun sequence DNA window includes the following coding sequences:
- the trim47 gene encoding E3 ubiquitin-protein ligase TRIM47 codes for MATAGTSGDDLRKELTCAICLDFFKDPVILKCGHNFCRFCICMHWDENGGDYGYQCPQCRTVFNKRTFTKNYLVQNLVAKLDDLECLGACPPPSKPVKFDEKCEHHGEEMKLYCQTDKRPICVVCRESRSHRHHDVAPVPEVVNDMKMELKLRLMELNWQKSQCVKVITADELTKSELRMKKQRLKEKIEADVGALVQFLLDERDSLLESLDAEEVATMAVIDDNLKTVETEAAAVDKAIAAIHSQINGKTSFESLAETFNEVVHCKPFTSLEPVNCPTEFTDFSGPFQLIMWKKMMHVLHTMPQNLTLDPDTAHPNLLISDFDTKVEEGRVRNQEPDLPARFNRFCGVLATAQYASGQHYWEVDVRDKGVWYLGVTTECSNRKGFVSLTPSAGYWSLCLQDRLYASGEDGRIPVADYWNSPRVGVYLDYDNGRLSFYDAVTMKRLYMFDTCFEEPVYPFFSPGKNDPGSRLQICHYY; via the exons ATGGCGACTGCTGGTACATCTGGAGATGACCTGAGGAAAGAGCTGACATGTGCAATTTGTCTGGACTTCTTCAAAGACCCGGTCATTCTGAAATGCGGCCATAATTTCTGTCGCTTTTGCATCTGTATGCACTGGGATGAAAATGGCGGAGACTACGGGTATCAGTGTCCTCAATGCCGAACG GTGTTCAACAAGAGGACCTTCACTAAAAACTATCTGGTGCAGAACTTGGTGGCCAAGCTGGATGATCTGGAGTGCCTGGGTGCCTGTCCTCCCCCCTCCAAGCCCGTGAAATTTGATGAAAAGTGTGAACATCATGGTGAAGAGATGAAACTGTACTGCCAGACTGATAAAAGGCCTATCTGTGTTGTCTGCAGGGAGTCTAGATCACACAG ACACCATGATGTGGCACCAGTGCCAGAAGTTGTAAATGACATGAAG ATGGAGCTGAAACTGAGGCTAATGGAGCTCAACTGGCAGAAGTCTCAATGTGTAAAAGTCATTACAGCTGATGAGCTCACTAAAAGTGAATTGAGG ATGAAAAAGCAGAGACTCAAGGAAAAGATTGAAGCAGATGTTGGTGCTTTGGTCCAGTTCTTGCTGGATGAGAGGGACTCCCTGCTTGAGAGCCTGGATGCCGAGGAAGTGGCCACCATGGCTGTTATAGATGACAACTTGAAGACTGTGGAGACGGAAGCGGCAGCTGTTGACAAAGCTATAGCAGCTATCCACAGCCAGATCAATGGGAAAACTAGCTTTGAG aGCCTTGCAGAGACATTTAATGA AGTTGTACATTGCAAGCCTTTCACCTCTTTGGAGCCAGTTAATTGTCCAACTGAATTTACAGACTTCTCAGGGCCATTTCAGCTCATCATGTGGAAAAAGATGATGCATGTGCTGCACACCA TGCCTCAGAACCTCACCTTGGACCCAGACACTGCTCACCCAAACTTGCTCATCTCAGACTTTGACACCAAAGTGGAGGAGGGCCGCGTCCGCAATCAGGAACCAGACCTACCTGCCCGCTTCAATCGGTTCTGCGGCGTCCTTGCCACAGCCCAGTATGCCAGTGGCCAGCACTACTGGGAGGTGGATGTGAGGGACAAAGGTGTGTGGTACCTGGGGGTGACCACAGAGTGCAGCAACAGGAAGGGCTTCGTCAGCCTCACTCCCTCCGCAGGATACTGGAGCCTGTGTCTGCAGGACCGGCTGTACGCCAGCGGGGAGGACGGACGCATTCCAGTTGCTGACTACTGGAATTCTCCTCGCGTGGGTGTGTACCTGGACTATGACAACGGCCGTCTTAGCTTCTATGATGCTGTAACAATGAAGAGGCTGTACATGTTTGACACCTGCTTTGAGGAGCCCGTCTACCCATTCTTCAGCCCAGGGAAAAACGACCCAGGCAGCAGACTGCAAATATGCCACTATTACTGA